GGGGCTAGGAAGATAGCCGCTCACCTTTAGAAATACTTGCACAGGACGAGAGCGAATTTTGATTACTTCGACTTTTTCTACTGTCGCCAATTGGGTTTCTGTCATGCCTGACAATGTCCAGGTACCGTCTTTTTCATTCCGTTGAAACGTGGCATCCCGATATTGCCCAATCTGCTCAGGCGTATCGACATGAGAGATTGACAACGAATCGCCCTGCAACACGGGATTATCTGCTGCAAAGACAAGATTGATCGGTAGTAAAGCCGCGATTATGGCTAAATTTAGACGCATTATCTATCTCCTGAAATTTAAATTGGATTGAATGAAGAATTTGAAATGTAGAGCATACTTAAAGCAGAGATATTTCAACCTATCTCAAACATAATCTTATCCTTTATAAATTTCGATCAACTATGTAATTTTTCACAATAAACAACGTAATTTTTTCACAATAAATACTGCGCCCTTTGAACCTGATCATCAGGCTTAAGCTGACGCAAGCTACGATTTACTTCAAACCGAACCACTGCATATTTTTCCTAACATCAATTGCCTAAGGCATACGCAATCACCATTAATTTGCTTTATCTCCGTTACCCCTTATAATTGCCGCCTGCTTTCAGGTTCCATCGGATTTTACGGCTGATGGTTAAACGGGAAGTCGGTCAGGTCCTGCCAAAGCCGACGCTGCCCCCGCAACGGTAGATAAGTAAAAGAATCGTTAAAATGCCACTGTGTCATGCACGGGAAGGCGATGATTCAGGCTCGCGCCACTTATAAGCCCGGAGACCGGCCCGAAAGTTTAATTCGGTACAGCGGAGGGCTGTCTACGAAAAAGGCCGCACATCCCTGTCGTCTTCTTTTGTCCTCCGTTGTAATTACACAACCTTGATGCGCGGGCGGCGCAGAGGACACATGCAAAAATTCATAGTCAGTTCATTATTGTTGGCTGGTTTTAACAGCCCGTTACAGGCTCAGGAAACTCAGGCTGACGATTCACTCAATTTACCTGAAATGGTCGTGACGGCCACACGAACGGAAACGCCGAAAGACCAGTTGGCTGCTGCGGCAACGGTCTATACACGGGCCGATATCGAGCGTCTGCAATCTAAAACTTTGCCAGAACTGTTACGCAACACAACTGGTATCGACTTAGCACAAAATGGTGGTTATGGTCAGACTACCAGCATTTTCATGCGCGGCACCAATTCCGATCATGTGCTGGTTCTGATCGACGGCATTAAAGTCGGCTCGGCAACTTTAGGCACGACACCGTTTCAGTTTATTCCCATCGACCAGATCGAACGCGTGGAGATCATCAAAGGGCCGCAATCGAGCCTGTACGGCTCGGAAGCGATAGGCGGCGTCATCCAGATTTTTACCCGCAAAGGCACTCAGGAAGAAAAGCCCAGTTTCGCTCTGGATGCAGGAGGCGGGTCATACGATACGCTTAAAGCTTCCGGCACGGTCAGCGGCAAATGGAAGAACAGCTGGTACAGTCTGGGCGCCTCGCATTTCAACTCTCAGGGCTTTAATAACCGTGAACCAATTCCGGGGCGTTTCGGTTTCGATCAGCCCGACAAAGACGGCTACCACAACACAGGCTTGAATGCGCGGCTTGGTCACCGCTTCGACAATAACGCCGAAGTAGAAGCGTTTTTCATGCGCAGCGAAGGCAAAAATGAATACGATGGCAACGCCCAGAATAAAACCAAATTCGTCGACCAGGTTGTCGGCACATCCGCCAGCATGGATCTGATGGAGGACTGGCGATCAACATTACGTTTAGGACAAAGTCGTGATGACAGCGACCAGTTTGCGCCCGATGGTTCATCCACCAGCCGCTTCAACACGACACGCTGGAACACCACCTGGCTGAATGACTTCACCTTATCTGACAATCATCAATTGATTGCCGGCACGGATTACCGCGTCGACGAAGTGGAAAGCACTACGTCTTATAAGGAAAAATCGCGCTATGACGTAGGCATATTTACGGAATTGCACAGCCGCGTGCTGGACGATCACTTTATTAATGCCTCATTGCGCTGGGATGAGAATGAGGCTTTTGGTGATTATGTCACCGGCAATTTCGGCTGGCGCTATAACTCAGACTATGGCATTAGTCCATTTGCCAGTTTTGGCAATGCTTTCAAGGCGCCGACATTCAACGATCTTTATTTTCCGAATTACGGCAATGCCAGTCTGAAGCC
This is a stretch of genomic DNA from Methylobacter sp. YRD-M1. It encodes these proteins:
- a CDS encoding TonB-dependent receptor domain-containing protein, with the translated sequence MQKFIVSSLLLAGFNSPLQAQETQADDSLNLPEMVVTATRTETPKDQLAAAATVYTRADIERLQSKTLPELLRNTTGIDLAQNGGYGQTTSIFMRGTNSDHVLVLIDGIKVGSATLGTTPFQFIPIDQIERVEIIKGPQSSLYGSEAIGGVIQIFTRKGTQEEKPSFALDAGGGSYDTLKASGTVSGKWKNSWYSLGASHFNSQGFNNREPIPGRFGFDQPDKDGYHNTGLNARLGHRFDNNAEVEAFFMRSEGKNEYDGNAQNKTKFVDQVVGTSASMDLMEDWRSTLRLGQSRDDSDQFAPDGSSTSRFNTTRWNTTWLNDFTLSDNHQLIAGTDYRVDEVESTTSYKEKSRYDVGIFTELHSRVLDDHFINASLRWDENEAFGDYVTGNFGWRYNSDYGISPFASFGNAFKAPTFNDLYFPNYGNASLKPEKSTSFEAGLAGDHWLQWEVRAYHTNIDNLITPVMNPVTFDFSAENIGKAQIDGIEIEISKQWLGWDGKLGLDLLSPKNRETNARLPRRAEKTLSFDLSRSFGSLDVGTHILAQGDRFDDVSNKTIVAGYVTVDLRSAYHFDKNWMLSAQLNNLLDKNYQTIDTYNTADRNFFLAIHYNN